A single window of Triplophysa rosa unplaced genomic scaffold, Trosa_1v2 scaffold7_ERROPOS2016172, whole genome shotgun sequence DNA harbors:
- the LOC130551228 gene encoding CCN family member 3-like, which translates to MLKKALAIYIYAQVALCVLVRAQCPARCSCPDPPPCAPGARLVMDDCACCLVCTRQRGELCSERNPCNTEKGLRCDYARSVRRRTGVCVAHEGDVCQLDGAVYQNGETFFPSCKYQCLCKDGQIGCVPRCNLGMMLPGPDCPFPRRIQVPGECCEKWVCNAQDEISALGGFAMAAYRQEETVGFDQWDSSVNCIEQTTEWSACSKTCGMGMSTRVTNKNQRCDMTKQSRLCMIRPCENLNELKTTTKEGRCLRTKRSTKVTHFTLKNCTSVQVYRPRFCGLCSDGRCCTPHNTKTVQVEFLCPENKIIRRPMMFIYTCVCHHHCPRDNTIYQPPASTGHMGLQL; encoded by the exons ATGCTGAAAAAAGCACTTGCTATCTACATTTACGCACAG GTGGCTCTGTGCGTATTGGTGAGGGCGCAGTGCCCTGCGCGCTGCAGCTGTCCGGATCCTCCGCCGTGCGCTCCCGGTGCGCGCCTCGTTATGGATGACTGCGCCTGTTGTCTAGTGTGCACACGGCAGCGTGGTGAGCTCTGCTCGGAAAGGAACCCTTGCAACACGGAGAAAGGACTCCGGTGCGATTACGCCCGTAGTGTACGCAGGAGGACAGGTGTATGTGTAG CTCATGAGGGAGATGTTTGTCAATTGGATGGCGCCGTCTATCAAAATGGAGAAACATTCTTTCCGAGCTGCAAATACCAGTGCTTGTGTAAGGATGGTCAGATTGGGTGTGTGCCACGCTGTAATCTGGGCATGATGCTTCCGGGACCCGACTGCCCCTTTCCACGGAGGATCCAAGTTCCTGGCGAGTGCTGTGAGAAGTGGGTGTGTAATGCTCAGGATGAGATCAGCGCACTCGGTGGGTTTGCAATGGCAG CTTACAGGCAGGAAGAAACGGTGGGCTTTGACCAGTGGGACTCCAGTGTAAATTGTATCGAGCAGACCACAGAATGGAGTGCCTGCTCTAAAACCTGTGGCATGGGAATGTCCACCCGAGTGACCAATAAGAATCAACGCTGTGATATGACCAAGCAGAGCAGACTTTGTATGATAAGACCCTGTGAAAACCTGAACGAGCTGAAAACCACAACA AAGGAAGGCCGGTGTCTAAGAACAAAGAGAAGCACCAAAGTCACTCACTTCACCTTGAAGAATTGCACCAGTGTCCAGGTCTACAGACCTCGGTTTTGCGGGCTGTGCAGTGACGGCCGTTGCTGCACCCCTCACAACACAAAGACAGTTCAGGTGGAGTTCCTGTGCCCCGAGAACAAGATCATCAGGAGACCTATGATGTTCATTTACACCTGTGTATGTCATCACCACTGCCCACGAGACAACACCATCTACCAGCCTCCTGCCAGCACTGGTCACATGGGCCTCCAACTGTGA
- the mal2 gene encoding protein MAL2, with product MADTPNPAATSFPAPTVSLPLGVGILRTYSGALICLEIVFGGLVWILIASTNVSVPLLQGWPMFVSLTMFICSSTYLALFILGLADRINTDWNFVDMFYHFIALLCYFGAFLLEATVSSASAYINSTACIRRPRGNIITFLDYREYNINVAAAIFAFIVTICYGCSMFMGFRRWRK from the exons ATGGCGGACACACCGAACCCGGCCGCGACCTCCTTCCCGGCACCTACCGTCTCTCTGCCGCTCGGGGTGGGAATACTGAGGACTTACTCTGGGGCTCTCATCTGTTTGGAGATT GTGTTTGGAGGCTTGGTATGGATTTTAATAGCGTCGACGAACGTGTCCGTACCGCTGTTGCAGGGATGGCCGATGTTTGTGTCCTTAACCATGTTCATTTGTTCATCCACATACCTCGCCCTCTTTATACTGGGCCTGGCTGACAGAATTAACACTGACTGGAATTTTGTG GATATGTTTTACCATTTCATCGCTTTGCTGTGTTATTTTGGTGCCTTTTTGCTGGAGGCTACAGTTTCGTCTGCAAGCGCATATATAAACAGCACTGCCTGTATACGCAGACCCCGTGGCAATATCATCACATTTCTGGATTATCGAGAGTACAATATTAATGTTGCTGCAGCG ATATTTGCATTTATAGTGACTATTTGTTATGGCTGCAGCATGTTCATGGGCTTCAGGAGGTGGAGGAAGTGA
- the colec10 gene encoding collectin-10, whose translation MDGENFGGKLFLFVFLCNIYSVCTTTEVCSNSILPGAKGDAGEVGAEGEEGRMGKTGPPGLRGLTGERGEKGDVGQMGKMGPIGDRGDKGQQGTHGPPGMKGNPGTTCDCGRYRKVVGQMDVNISKLKNAVKVLKNVILGIRETEDKFYLLLKEQRKYGEARLNCKLRGGSLAMPRTTESNTLLAKYVSEADLTHVFIGLQVGEPEVGYMYADGEPLLNITSWGLQGPHRDEGSCVQMSNTGAWSQVECGATQYYICEFAKTRKTPAIVM comes from the exons ATGGATGGAGAAAATTTCGGCGGGAAACTATTTCTATTTGTATTTCTTTGTAACATATACTCGGTTTGTACAACAACGGAGGTGTGTTCGAACAGTATTCTCCCTGGAGCTAAAG GAGATGCAGGTGAGGTGGGAGCGGAAGGCGAGGAGGGAAGAATGGGGAAAACCGGCCCACCTGGCCTCCGAG GTCTGACCGGTGAGCGTGGAGAGAAAGGAGACGTGGGCCAAATGGGAAAAATGGGGCCTATTGGGGACAGAg GTGACAAGGGACAACAAGGAACACATGGACCTCCAGGAATGAAAGGAAACCCTG GAACCACCTGTGACTGTGGGAGGTACAGAAAGGTTGTCGGACAGATGGACGTTAATATAAGCAAGCTAAAAAACGCTGTCAAGGTTTTAAAGAATG TAATTCTAGGTATCAGAGAGACGGAGGACAAGTTTTACCTGCTGTTGAAGGAGCAGAGGAAGTACGGAGAGGCCCGTCTGAATTGCAAGTTGCGTGGGGGGTCTCTCGCTATGCCCAGGACCACAGAATCCAACACCTTACTGGCCAAATATGTCAGTGAAGCTGATCTTACCCATGTGTTTATAGGGCTACAGGTAGGGGAGCCGGAGGTGGGTTACATGTATGCTGATGGTGAGCCCCTCCTCAACATCACATCTTGGGGCCTCCAGGGGCCACACAGAGATGAAGGCAGCTGTGTGCAGATGAGTAACACCGGAGCCTGGAGCCAGGTGGAGTGTGGAGCCACACAATACTACATATGTGAATTCGCCAAAACCAGAAAGACTCCAGCAATTGTCATGTGA